The Pseudomonas graminis region GATTTCGGCAAACGACAGCACCGGCACGTGATAGAACTCCTCCTGCAGCAAGGTCCGCAGCGGGCTGCGCAAATCCTGAGCGACCAGCAACACCGCGCGCTGGGGGGTGCGCAGGGGAAAGGCGATATGCAGTTGCTGCACCAGCAACTGGCTGGTTTCGTTGTCCAGCGCGAAGAAGGTTTCGGTCTGGGTCTGGCGCAGGCCGTCGCGCAGAATGCCTTCGCTTTCTGGCGTCAGTACCCAGACCAGCAGGCCCTCGGGGCCGCAATACTGGTGGTAGATCTGCGACTTCAGGGCGATGCGCACGTAGTCGGCGAGCACCGTGACCTCGCGCTCGTGCTGACCGTGCTCGATGAGGGTTTCGGCGATCACGCGGATCGCCCGCAGCGGCACGCATTCCGATGCCAGCCGTTGCAGCACCGCCGAGAAGCGCGCCAGCGGCAGCACCCGCTGCATTTCCTGGGCAAGCTCCGGCTGCTCCGACTCCAGCCAGCCGAGAATCGCCTTGGTTTCCTGCAGGCCGATGAACTGCGGCCCGCACGATTGCAGCGCGCGTTCCATGCGCTCGATGATCAGCGTGGTCGCGTCGATGCGCTCGATGTGGGCTTCCTGCAATTGCGGGGCGTCGGTCGGCAGCCACAGCCACTGACCTTCCTCGCGCTCCAGGCTGCCGTACACCGCCGATTCCAGCGAGGCCGACTCCGGGGAGCCTTCTACAGAACGTGCGTCGACCGCGACGTGGGTCTGGCTGAGCGTGGCCCGGAGCAGCGGCACTTCGTAGACCGAAAAGCGAAACTCGTCCGGCGGCAGCAGCTCGCTGGTTTCGATGATGAAGGAGGGCAGGGTCAGGCCGTATTGCACCACCAGCCGATTGCGCCGCTGACGGATTTCGCTGACCAGCGCCTCGATCTGCGCGGGGTTCTGGCTGGGGTGAAAATGCAACACGAACTGGCGGCTGGGGGAGAAGGTGCGCAGGTCTTCGCGGCCGTTCATTTCCGGCGCAACGGCCACGGCCTGGGCCTGCTCGGCCTTGGGCTTGGCGCGGTGCAGCTGGAGCAGGCCGCCGACCCCGCAGATGATCGAGATGACCACGAATACTGCCGTCGGCATGCCCGGCAGCGCGGCAAATCCCAGCATGGCCACCGCGGCAATGATCCACGCCTTGGGCTGGCTGGTGATCTGCTCGGCAATCTCCCGGCCTATGTTGGCTTCGACGCCGTTCTCGCCGCTGGGCACGCGGGTGATGATCATGCCGCAAGTGACCGAAATCAGCAGCGCCGGGATCTGTGCGATCAGGCCGTCGCCGATGGTCAGCACGGTGTAGACCTGCAAGGCGTCGCCGGCGGTCATGTTGTGCTGCACCACGCCGATGGCGATGCCGCCGATCATGTTGATCGCGACGATGATCAGGCTGGCGATGGCGTCGCCGTTGACGAACTTCATGGCCCCGTCCATGGCGCCGAACAGCTGACTTTCCTTGCCCAGTTCGGCACGTCGTTTGCGCGCTTCGTGGACGCTGATCAGGTTGGCGCGCAGGTCACTGTCGATGGACATCTGCTTGCCCGGCATGGCGTCGAGGGTGAACCGCGCGCCCACTTCCGCCACCCGCTCCGAACCTTTGGTGATCACCAGAAAGTTGACCACGGTGAGGATCAGGAAGATCACCAGGCCCACCGCCAGGTTGCCGCCGACCACGAACTGGCCGAACGCCTCGACGATGTGCCCGGCGTCCTGGTTGAGCAGGATCAGGCGGGTGGTGGAGATCGACAGCGCCAGTCGAAACATCGTCGTCAGCAGCAGCACCGCCGGAAACGTCGAGAACGCCAACGGGCGCGGCAGGTGCATCGCCAGCATGATCAACAGGCACGAGATGCAGATGTTGATGGCGATCAGCACGTCCACCAGACCCGTCGGCAGCGGCGTGATCATCATGAACACAATCGCGATGACCACGAACGCACCGACGATTTCCGAGCGGCGCATGGCGGCGTGCGCGATCGCATTGAGCAGGTTAATGACACGATCCATCAGGCGAGGCCCCCCTGGAGCTGGTTCTGTTCCTGCCGAGTCAGTTCGGCCATGAGAATGAGCAGGTTGCCCAAGGCG contains the following coding sequences:
- the sctV gene encoding type III secretion system export apparatus subunit SctV; amino-acid sequence: MDRVINLLNAIAHAAMRRSEIVGAFVVIAIVFMMITPLPTGLVDVLIAINICISCLLIMLAMHLPRPLAFSTFPAVLLLTTMFRLALSISTTRLILLNQDAGHIVEAFGQFVVGGNLAVGLVIFLILTVVNFLVITKGSERVAEVGARFTLDAMPGKQMSIDSDLRANLISVHEARKRRAELGKESQLFGAMDGAMKFVNGDAIASLIIVAINMIGGIAIGVVQHNMTAGDALQVYTVLTIGDGLIAQIPALLISVTCGMIITRVPSGENGVEANIGREIAEQITSQPKAWIIAAVAMLGFAALPGMPTAVFVVISIICGVGGLLQLHRAKPKAEQAQAVAVAPEMNGREDLRTFSPSRQFVLHFHPSQNPAQIEALVSEIRQRRNRLVVQYGLTLPSFIIETSELLPPDEFRFSVYEVPLLRATLSQTHVAVDARSVEGSPESASLESAVYGSLEREEGQWLWLPTDAPQLQEAHIERIDATTLIIERMERALQSCGPQFIGLQETKAILGWLESEQPELAQEMQRVLPLARFSAVLQRLASECVPLRAIRVIAETLIEHGQHEREVTVLADYVRIALKSQIYHQYCGPEGLLVWVLTPESEGILRDGLRQTQTETFFALDNETSQLLVQQLHIAFPLRTPQRAVLLVAQDLRSPLRTLLQEEFYHVPVLSFAEISNAAQVKVLGRFDLEDDFESDHEDDPHALDNEYAA